In Ascaphus truei isolate aAscTru1 chromosome 5, aAscTru1.hap1, whole genome shotgun sequence, one genomic interval encodes:
- the THG1L gene encoding putative tRNA(His) guanylyltransferase isoform X4: MTHVVSQFASSYVFYWKEFFPEQSILYPPGFDGRVVLYPSEQNLKDYLSWRQADCHINNLCNTVFWSLVQKGGLTPSQAQARLRGTLAAEKNEILFSEFNINYNTEPVIYRKGTVLVWQKVTEVTKKRIKLPNESEEKEVEVSRRRTKTFPLHCDIIGDQFWEEHSEILSDGS; encoded by the exons ATGACACACGTGGTCTCGCAGTTTGCCTCCAGCTATGTCTTCTACTGGAAGGAATTCTTCCCGGAACAGTCGATTCTGTACCCGCCGGGGTTTGATGGGAGGGTAGTCTTGTATCCCAGTGAACAAAACCTGAAGGATTATCTGAGCTGGAGACAAGCGGACT GTCATATAAACAACCTGTGTAATACAGTGTTCTGGTCGCTTGTACAGAAGGGCGGATTAACCCCATCACAGGCACAAGCAAGGCTGCGG GGAACTCTTGCTGCCGAAAAGAATGAGATTTTGTTTTCCGAGTTCAACATCAACTACAATACCGAGCCTGTAATCTATCGCAAAGGGACTGTTCTTGTATGGCAAAAG GTTACTGAAGTGACCAAGAAAAGAATAAAGCTGCCCAACGAGTCAGAAGAGAAGGAGGTGGAGGTTTCCCGCCGCCGGACTAAAACTTTCCCGTTACACTGCGACATCATTGGAGACCAGTTTTGGGAGGAACACTCTGAAATCCTTTCTGATGGCAGCTGA
- the SOX30 gene encoding transcription factor SOX-30 isoform X1, translated as MEVGQWDSGVQEGGSSPQWEQHMDRTGQVDLRDTGQMALMGTTDHVKVQSDNKGRIMTTSISWEVAGQSLHQTAHPPIPASHGSWQATEFVKGYGDHRVSPSGVTWETSQGNSSHLALRTHSTKGSWEGTDQAQCHNGTDRRTISTLKGDWEVTGQTVHSDTEHRSSASCRGSWECSESTGTLSQEESGGNLAMQEEAPVPCNKSMYLLLREGAIKTEKVENEMTEEIQNDGQMDRKGDIIVKAPMTNGYLHHQNKEVLLSQNQNVFSTLPEDMRIPLTLHTVPPGTHIQFQSLPASSEMIRLTKVPLAPISIKMQSLMEPSVKIETKDVPLTVLPSESGMPDTPFSKDRHGHVKRPMNAFMVWARIHRPALAKANPAANNAEISVQLGLEWNKLSEEQKKPYYDEAQKIKEKHREEFPSWVYQPRPGKRKPFQPSVSSDYSSSSRNMTTTNQAPMYSYSSPAYSVMIPSLSHTVGDEAPPLQVAPPSIQRPTPITVLQTSIGNHAQMALQSPPLAFHPSASDMHHTLSVPSSGHMRSIERPPAVSMESSVRSMSNESSVHSRYSMPDLHLSKEYGSLPTCSRSAPMPPPPTLQHPHVYQPPPHLGHTGLFGAPPRFSFHHPYFLPGPHYFPSSTCPYSRPPFGYGDFSATMPECLGYYEDRYQKHEAMFCALNRDYPFREYSEARAHSENSLSCESMEGSSSYYHGADEYFPAVTQVDIGELENNFSAPATQPSHIQQVNVTDSDDEDEAKVLRDL; from the exons ATGGAGGTCGGGCAATGGGATAGTGGGGTCCAGGAGGGTGGGTCAAGCCCACAATGGGAGCAGCACATGGACAGGACAGGTCAGGTGGATCTCAGGGACACTGGCCAAATGGCACTGATGGGGACCACTGACCATGTAAAGGTTCAGAGTGATAACAAAGGGCGCATCATGACCACTTCTATATCATGGGAGGTGGCTGGGCAGAGTCTTCACCAAACTGCCCACCCGCCTATACCTGCCTCACATGGATCATGGCAGGCTACAGAGTTTGTCAAGGGTTACGGCGACCACAGGGTCTCACCCAGTGGGGTGACATGGGAGACCAGCCAGGGGAACAGTAGTCACCTTGCCCTGAGGACACACAGCACCAAAGGATCATGGGAGGGCACTGACCAGGCGCAGTGTCACAATGGCACTGACCGAAGGACAATCAGTACCCTCAAAGGGGATTGGGAGGTCACCGGTCAGACAGTTCATAGTGACACAGAGCACAGGTCATCTGCCAGTTGCAGAGGATCATGGGAGTGTTCTGAGTCTACTGGTACCCTGAGTCAAGAAGAGAGTGGTGGAAACTTGGCCATGCAAGAGGAGGCTCCTGTGCCCTGCAACAAAAGCATGTATCTGCTACTGAGGGAAGGGGCCATTAAAACAGAAAAAGTGGAAAATGAGATGACAGAAGAAATTCAAAATGATGGACAGATGGACAGAAAGGGCGACATCATTGTCAAGGCCCCTATGACTAATGGGTACCTGCACCACCAGAATAAGGAGGTGCTTTTATCGCAGAATCAGAATGTGTTCAGTACACTTCCTGAAGATATGAGAATCCCTCTGACCCTCCACACGGTCCCTCCGGGGACACATATACAGTTCCAGTCTCTTCCAGCATCTTCAGAAATGATCAGGCTAACCAAGGTTCCCCTGGCACCTATCTCCATAAAGATGCAGTCCCTTATGGAGCCATCAGTAAAAATAGAGACTAAGGATGTTCCTCTCACTGTGCTCCCCTCAGAGTCAG GAATGCCCGATACCCCTTTCAGTAAGGACAGACATGGCCATGTCAAGCGTCCTATGAATGCTTTTATGGTCTGGGCAAGAATTCACCGTCCAGCACTAGCTAAAGCCAATCCTGCAGCCAACAATGCGGAAATCAGCGTGCAGCTAGGTCTAGAGTGGAATAAACTGAGTGAAGAGCAAAAGAAACCATATTATGATGAAGCCCAAAAGATCAAAGAGAAACACAGGGAAGAATTCCCAA GTTGGGTGTACCAGCCGCGGCCTGGGAAGAGGAAACCTTTCCAACCCAGCGTTTCCAGTGATTATTCTAGTTCTTCCCGTAACATGACCACCACAAACCAAGCGCCCATGTACTCATACAGCTCTCCAGCTTATTCTGTGATGATCCCCTCGCTTAGTCACACTGTCG GTGATGAAGCTCCTCCGCTGCAGGTTGCACCACCCTCTATTCAGCGTCCGACTCCCATCACAGTGTTGCAGACCAGCATTGGAAATCATGCACAGATGGCATTACAGTCCCCTCCACTAGCTTTCCACCCATCGGCCTCAGACATGCATCACACTCTGTCTGTTCCCAGTTCAGGGCATATGCGCTCCATTGAACGACCTCCGGCTGTGTCTATGGAGAGCAGCGTCCGCTCCATGAGTAACGAGAGCTCAGTGCATTCCAGATACTCCATGCCTGACCTTCATCTATCCAAAGAGTATGGCAGCTTGCCCACCTGTAGCAGATCAGCACCcatgcccccaccccccactcttcAACACCCACATGTTTACCAACCTCCTCCCCACCTGGGACACACTGGTCTCTTTGGAGCGCCCCCGCGCTTTTCTTTCCACCATCCTTACTTTCTGCCGGGACCTCACTACTTTCCATCCAG CACCTGTCCCTACAGCCGTCCTCCTTTTGGCTATGGAGACTTTTCTGCCACAATGCCGGAGTGTCTGGGCTATTACGAGGATCGTTATCAGAAACATGAGGCTATGTTCTGCGCTCTGAACAGGGATTACCCTTTTCGCGAGTATAGTGAGGCGCGTGCACACAGTGAGAACTCACTCAGCTGTGAGAGCATGGAGGGGAGCTCCTCGTACTATCATGGCGCAGATGAATACTTCCCAGCAGTGACGCAGGTAGACATAGGAGAACTGGAGAACAACTTCAGCGCTCCAGCCACACAACCCTCACACATTCAGCAGGTCAATGTGACTGACAGTGATGACGAGGATGAAGCCAAAGTGCTGAGAGACTTGTAG
- the THG1L gene encoding putative tRNA(His) guanylyltransferase isoform X1, translated as MLAVGVWRRFSAVGVWGRFSAAGVTLCGGGREGIGCRGMAKSKFEYVKEFEVQDTCLRNCWVVIRVDGRNFHRFSEQHNFIKPNDLRALQLMNRCAQNVMEELDDICLAYGQSDEYSFIFHKKSNWYKRRASKFMTHVVSQFASSYVFYWKEFFPEQSILYPPGFDGRVVLYPSEQNLKDYLSWRQADCHINNLCNTVFWSLVQKGGLTPSQAQARLRGTLAAEKNEILFSEFNINYNTEPVIYRKGTVLVWQKVTEVTKKRIKLPNESEEKEVEVSRRRTKTFPLHCDIIGDQFWEEHSEILSDGS; from the exons ATGCTGGCTGTGGGAGTGTGGCGCCGGTTCTCTGCTGTGGGAGTGTGGGGCCGGTTCTCTGCTGCGGGTGTCACGTTGTGCGGCGGTGGTCGGGAGGGGATAGGTTGCAGGGGGATGGCGAAGAGCAAATTTGAGTATGTGAAAGAGTTCGAGGTGCAGGATACGTGTCTGAGGAACTGCTGGGTGGTGATCAGAGTGGATGGGAGAAACTTTCACAG GTTTTCCGAACAGCATAACTTCATCAAACCCAACGACCTCCGCGCTCTCCAGCTCATGAACCGCTGTGCACAGAATGTGATGGAAGAGCTGGATGATATCTGCCTGGCTTACGGACAGAGCGATGAGTACAGCTTCATCTTCCACAAGAAATCCAACTGGTACAAGAGGAGAGCCAG CAAGTTTATGACACACGTGGTCTCGCAGTTTGCCTCCAGCTATGTCTTCTACTGGAAGGAATTCTTCCCGGAACAGTCGATTCTGTACCCGCCGGGGTTTGATGGGAGGGTAGTCTTGTATCCCAGTGAACAAAACCTGAAGGATTATCTGAGCTGGAGACAAGCGGACT GTCATATAAACAACCTGTGTAATACAGTGTTCTGGTCGCTTGTACAGAAGGGCGGATTAACCCCATCACAGGCACAAGCAAGGCTGCGG GGAACTCTTGCTGCCGAAAAGAATGAGATTTTGTTTTCCGAGTTCAACATCAACTACAATACCGAGCCTGTAATCTATCGCAAAGGGACTGTTCTTGTATGGCAAAAG GTTACTGAAGTGACCAAGAAAAGAATAAAGCTGCCCAACGAGTCAGAAGAGAAGGAGGTGGAGGTTTCCCGCCGCCGGACTAAAACTTTCCCGTTACACTGCGACATCATTGGAGACCAGTTTTGGGAGGAACACTCTGAAATCCTTTCTGATGGCAGCTGA
- the THG1L gene encoding putative tRNA(His) guanylyltransferase isoform X3, with protein sequence MPSSLATVQRLHLWFSEQHNFIKPNDLRALQLMNRCAQNVMEELDDICLAYGQSDEYSFIFHKKSNWYKRRASKFMTHVVSQFASSYVFYWKEFFPEQSILYPPGFDGRVVLYPSEQNLKDYLSWRQADCHINNLCNTVFWSLVQKGGLTPSQAQARLRGTLAAEKNEILFSEFNINYNTEPVIYRKGTVLVWQKVTEVTKKRIKLPNESEEKEVEVSRRRTKTFPLHCDIIGDQFWEEHSEILSDGS encoded by the exons atgccttcatctttagcaacagtgcagcgcctccatctctg GTTTTCCGAACAGCATAACTTCATCAAACCCAACGACCTCCGCGCTCTCCAGCTCATGAACCGCTGTGCACAGAATGTGATGGAAGAGCTGGATGATATCTGCCTGGCTTACGGACAGAGCGATGAGTACAGCTTCATCTTCCACAAGAAATCCAACTGGTACAAGAGGAGAGCCAG CAAGTTTATGACACACGTGGTCTCGCAGTTTGCCTCCAGCTATGTCTTCTACTGGAAGGAATTCTTCCCGGAACAGTCGATTCTGTACCCGCCGGGGTTTGATGGGAGGGTAGTCTTGTATCCCAGTGAACAAAACCTGAAGGATTATCTGAGCTGGAGACAAGCGGACT GTCATATAAACAACCTGTGTAATACAGTGTTCTGGTCGCTTGTACAGAAGGGCGGATTAACCCCATCACAGGCACAAGCAAGGCTGCGG GGAACTCTTGCTGCCGAAAAGAATGAGATTTTGTTTTCCGAGTTCAACATCAACTACAATACCGAGCCTGTAATCTATCGCAAAGGGACTGTTCTTGTATGGCAAAAG GTTACTGAAGTGACCAAGAAAAGAATAAAGCTGCCCAACGAGTCAGAAGAGAAGGAGGTGGAGGTTTCCCGCCGCCGGACTAAAACTTTCCCGTTACACTGCGACATCATTGGAGACCAGTTTTGGGAGGAACACTCTGAAATCCTTTCTGATGGCAGCTGA
- the SOX30 gene encoding transcription factor SOX-30 isoform X2, with protein sequence MGLLDGMPDTPFSKDRHGHVKRPMNAFMVWARIHRPALAKANPAANNAEISVQLGLEWNKLSEEQKKPYYDEAQKIKEKHREEFPSWVYQPRPGKRKPFQPSVSSDYSSSSRNMTTTNQAPMYSYSSPAYSVMIPSLSHTVGDEAPPLQVAPPSIQRPTPITVLQTSIGNHAQMALQSPPLAFHPSASDMHHTLSVPSSGHMRSIERPPAVSMESSVRSMSNESSVHSRYSMPDLHLSKEYGSLPTCSRSAPMPPPPTLQHPHVYQPPPHLGHTGLFGAPPRFSFHHPYFLPGPHYFPSSTCPYSRPPFGYGDFSATMPECLGYYEDRYQKHEAMFCALNRDYPFREYSEARAHSENSLSCESMEGSSSYYHGADEYFPAVTQVDIGELENNFSAPATQPSHIQQVNVTDSDDEDEAKVLRDL encoded by the exons ATGGGACTACTTGATG GAATGCCCGATACCCCTTTCAGTAAGGACAGACATGGCCATGTCAAGCGTCCTATGAATGCTTTTATGGTCTGGGCAAGAATTCACCGTCCAGCACTAGCTAAAGCCAATCCTGCAGCCAACAATGCGGAAATCAGCGTGCAGCTAGGTCTAGAGTGGAATAAACTGAGTGAAGAGCAAAAGAAACCATATTATGATGAAGCCCAAAAGATCAAAGAGAAACACAGGGAAGAATTCCCAA GTTGGGTGTACCAGCCGCGGCCTGGGAAGAGGAAACCTTTCCAACCCAGCGTTTCCAGTGATTATTCTAGTTCTTCCCGTAACATGACCACCACAAACCAAGCGCCCATGTACTCATACAGCTCTCCAGCTTATTCTGTGATGATCCCCTCGCTTAGTCACACTGTCG GTGATGAAGCTCCTCCGCTGCAGGTTGCACCACCCTCTATTCAGCGTCCGACTCCCATCACAGTGTTGCAGACCAGCATTGGAAATCATGCACAGATGGCATTACAGTCCCCTCCACTAGCTTTCCACCCATCGGCCTCAGACATGCATCACACTCTGTCTGTTCCCAGTTCAGGGCATATGCGCTCCATTGAACGACCTCCGGCTGTGTCTATGGAGAGCAGCGTCCGCTCCATGAGTAACGAGAGCTCAGTGCATTCCAGATACTCCATGCCTGACCTTCATCTATCCAAAGAGTATGGCAGCTTGCCCACCTGTAGCAGATCAGCACCcatgcccccaccccccactcttcAACACCCACATGTTTACCAACCTCCTCCCCACCTGGGACACACTGGTCTCTTTGGAGCGCCCCCGCGCTTTTCTTTCCACCATCCTTACTTTCTGCCGGGACCTCACTACTTTCCATCCAG CACCTGTCCCTACAGCCGTCCTCCTTTTGGCTATGGAGACTTTTCTGCCACAATGCCGGAGTGTCTGGGCTATTACGAGGATCGTTATCAGAAACATGAGGCTATGTTCTGCGCTCTGAACAGGGATTACCCTTTTCGCGAGTATAGTGAGGCGCGTGCACACAGTGAGAACTCACTCAGCTGTGAGAGCATGGAGGGGAGCTCCTCGTACTATCATGGCGCAGATGAATACTTCCCAGCAGTGACGCAGGTAGACATAGGAGAACTGGAGAACAACTTCAGCGCTCCAGCCACACAACCCTCACACATTCAGCAGGTCAATGTGACTGACAGTGATGACGAGGATGAAGCCAAAGTGCTGAGAGACTTGTAG
- the THG1L gene encoding putative tRNA(His) guanylyltransferase isoform X2: MLAVGVWRRFSAVGVWGRFSAAGVTLCGGGREGIGCRGMAKSKFEYVKEFEVQDTCLRNCWVVIRVDGRNFHRFSEQHNFIKPNDLRALQLMNRCAQNVMEELDDICLAYGQSDEYSFIFHKKSNWYKRRASKFMTHVVSQFASSYVFYWKEFFPEQSILYPPGFDGRVVLYPSEQNLKDYLSWRQADCHINNLCNTVFWSLVQKGGLTPSQAQARLRGTLAAEKNEILFSEFNINYNTEPVIYRKGTVLVWQKVNTLSCCY, from the exons ATGCTGGCTGTGGGAGTGTGGCGCCGGTTCTCTGCTGTGGGAGTGTGGGGCCGGTTCTCTGCTGCGGGTGTCACGTTGTGCGGCGGTGGTCGGGAGGGGATAGGTTGCAGGGGGATGGCGAAGAGCAAATTTGAGTATGTGAAAGAGTTCGAGGTGCAGGATACGTGTCTGAGGAACTGCTGGGTGGTGATCAGAGTGGATGGGAGAAACTTTCACAG GTTTTCCGAACAGCATAACTTCATCAAACCCAACGACCTCCGCGCTCTCCAGCTCATGAACCGCTGTGCACAGAATGTGATGGAAGAGCTGGATGATATCTGCCTGGCTTACGGACAGAGCGATGAGTACAGCTTCATCTTCCACAAGAAATCCAACTGGTACAAGAGGAGAGCCAG CAAGTTTATGACACACGTGGTCTCGCAGTTTGCCTCCAGCTATGTCTTCTACTGGAAGGAATTCTTCCCGGAACAGTCGATTCTGTACCCGCCGGGGTTTGATGGGAGGGTAGTCTTGTATCCCAGTGAACAAAACCTGAAGGATTATCTGAGCTGGAGACAAGCGGACT GTCATATAAACAACCTGTGTAATACAGTGTTCTGGTCGCTTGTACAGAAGGGCGGATTAACCCCATCACAGGCACAAGCAAGGCTGCGG GGAACTCTTGCTGCCGAAAAGAATGAGATTTTGTTTTCCGAGTTCAACATCAACTACAATACCGAGCCTGTAATCTATCGCAAAGGGACTGTTCTTGTATGGCAAAAGGTTAATACATTGAGCTGCT GTTACTGA